One stretch of Tachysurus fulvidraco isolate hzauxx_2018 chromosome 12, HZAU_PFXX_2.0, whole genome shotgun sequence DNA includes these proteins:
- the LOC113640571 gene encoding protein FAM13A-like isoform X7, giving the protein MGANGSISLCRDPASVKVLKRQSRVEPEQQTPDTQDVLGGSPRRLRDSEQIQHGVPLVLKSMVEALEKSGLKQIGIFRVCGSAPRCRTLRVCLDSGECVHLESEDVPSVAALLKQYLRELPNGLVPHTHCKRMQQALMESKDEIELISALKETLHCLPDENYNILSYLLHFLSRVAAHSQWNLMTSENLAKVFGPCLFRVPEGPRMMEEQSVCNTLTLHLLEKHTQLIPHTHTSYTTHSKTSHKPSLLIDTSQLEQQKPNTSEQVSDVTVSVAKEISALPPAAVDTHTLSRSDRFISKLDRKDMNERIGSVERGTGAEKKENVGHTNSLPEHESCLLKQDQSYLPEQFFPQSLAPQCPTPDSNTHSDTSDETHYRNRHQTNEIKHTHTQKDTQPKTSYTHSLCGETQTEIQSSHSEPGNTYTVAGISHSTHSPSPDTHTARVMSKDVNSASISYLSASPTSSVYKPILSQTQTLSNEQVSASCANSSQSCVIVSKEDGTNSSHEMSASRLRQRTKKVKRAIRSFDESSQNVHNYNKTSLSNKTAYTEVSKLVMDLSQAHKHLNELASSQRVQAPEKLAVCPHTPVVQETMHTLTQRLKEKRLQLNLPERIQDMSHTQLAVEKLTLQKCLLYYESLHGRPSTKEERSVMKALYDRYHLVKQAIYSAKLHTSANMGPDICVHVNPVPRKEDTNNFNVQMVTEATDSTNDTHSVNRMELLRQLKQTRMEKRQLRTILKEENILRKNGRREDRLMVTEEYKRYCALKDRLRLLKGMLGKTHKLKAARDRMLV; this is encoded by the exons ATGGGAGCAAACGGCTCCATATCACTATGT AGGGACCCAGCATCGGTGAAGGTGCTGAAACGACAGTCTCGTGTAGAACCCGAGCAACAGACTCCGGACACTCAGGATGTTCTCGGTGGGTCTCCGCGGCGTCTGAGAGATTCTGAGCAGATACAGCACGGAGTCCCTCTGGTGCTCAAAAGCATGGTGGAGGCTTTGGAGAAATCTG gtcTGAAGCAGATTGGCATTTTCAGAGTGTGTGGCTCTGCTCCACGCTGCAGGACATTGCGTGTGTGTCTGGACAGCGGTGAGTGTGTGCATCTAGAGAGTGAGGACGTGCCATCAGTTGCTGCTCTGCTCAAGCAGTATCTACGAGAACTGCCGAATGGACtcgtaccacacacacactgcaagcGCATGCAGCAGGCTCTCATGG AGTCGAAAGATGAAATAGAGCTGATTTCTGCGCTGAAGGAAACCCTGCATTGTCTCCCTGATGAAAATTATAACATCCTGTCCTACCTCCTTCACTTCCTATCTCGAGTCGCCGCTCACAGTCAGTGGAATCTCATGACCTCTGAGAACTTGGCCAAAGTGTTCGGGCCGTGTCTTTTCCG CGTCCCTGAGGGCCCGAGGATGATGGAAGAGCAGAGTGTGTGCAACACCCTTACGCTGCACCTcctggagaaacacacacaactgatcccacacacacacaccagctatACAACTCACTCAAAAACCTCACACAAACCTTCTCTTCTCATTGACACATCACAACTAGAGCAG CAGAAGCCTAATACCTCAGAGCAGGTGAGTGATGTCACTGTGAGTGTGGCTAAAGAAATAAGTGCCCTCCCACCGGCTgcagtagacacacacactctctccagaAG CGACAGGTTCATCTCTAAACTCGACAGGAAGGACATGAACGAGAGGATAGGAAGTGTGGAGCGGGGGACCGGGgcagagaaaaaggagaacGTAGGACATACAAACAGTCTTCCTGAACACGA atcaTGCCTCCTAAAGCAGGATCAGTCCTACCTCCCCGAGCAG TTTTTTCCCCAGAGCCTTGCTCCACAGTGCCCCACTCCAGATAGCAACACACACTCCGATACCAGCGACGAGACGCATTACAGGAACAGACACCAGACAAAcgagatcaaacacacacacacccagaagGACACGCAGCCTAAAACAagctacacacactctctgtgtggTGAGACACAAACTGAGATCCAGAGCTCACACTCTGAGCCTGGGAACACATACACTGTGGCCGGGAtctcacacagcacacactctcCGAGtcccgacacacacactgccaggGTGATGTCGAAGGACGTCAACTCAGCATCTATCAGCTACCTCAGCG CTTCTCCCACTTCCTCTGTTTACAAGCCTATCTTGAGCCAGACTCAGACGCTAAGCAATGAACAAGTCTCCGCCTCCTGTGCAAACTCCAGCCAATCATGTGTCAT tgttagcAAAGAGGATGGAACAAATTCTTCCCATGAGATGTCGGCCTCACGGTTGCGCCAGCGTACTAAGAAGGTCAAGAGAGCAATCAGGAGCTTTGACGAATCTTCCCAGAATGTCCACAACTacaacaag ACTTCTCTCAGCAATAAAACTGCTTATACCGAAGTGTCGAAGCTGGTGATGGACCTCAGCCAAGCACACAAGCACCTGAACG AGCTGGCATCAAGTCAGCGTGTGCAAGCTCCAGAAAAGCTCGCTGTGTGTCCACACACACCTGTGGTGCAGGAAACCATGCACACGTTAACTCAGAGGCTTAAAGAGAAAAGACTACAACTGAACCTGCCGGAACGCATAcag gacatgTCTCACACTCAGCTTGCTGTGGAGAAGTTAACACTACAGAAGTGTCTTCTTTACTATGAGAGTCTTCACGGCAGACCG agtactAAAGAGGAACGGAGTGTGATGAAAGCGCTATATGACCGCTACCATCTCGTGAAGCAGGCCATCTACAGCGCAAAACTACACACCAGTGCCAAT atGGGCCCAGATATATGTGTCCATGTAAATCCTGTGCCAAGAAAAGAGGACACGAATAATTTCAATGTCCAGATGGTCACAGAAGCAACAGATTCCACAAATGATACACATTCGGTTaatag gatggAGCTGTTGAGGCAGCTAAAACAGACAAGGATGGAGAAAAGGCAACTGAGAACAATTCTCAAAGAGGAGAATATTCTCAGAAAGAATGGCAG
- the LOC113640571 gene encoding protein FAM13A-like isoform X10: MGANGSISLCRDPASVKVLKRQSRVEPEQQTPDTQDVLGGSPRRLRDSEQIQHGVPLVLKSMVEALEKSGLKQIGIFRVCGSAPRCRTLRVCLDSGECVHLESEDVPSVAALLKQYLRELPNGLVPHTHCKRMQQALMESKDEIELISALKETLHCLPDENYNILSYLLHFLSRVAAHSQWNLMTSENLAKVFGPCLFRVPEGPRMMEEQSVCNTLTLHLLEKHTQLIPHTHTSYTTHSKTSHKPSLLIDTSQLEQQKPNTSEQVSDVTVSVAKEISALPPAAVDTHTLSRSDRFISKLDRKDMNERIGSVERGTGAEKKENVGHTNSLPEHESCLLKQDQSYLPEQFFPQSLAPQCPTPDSNTHSDTSDETHYRNRHQTNEIKHTHTQKDTQPKTSYTHSLCGETQTEIQSSHSEPGNTYTVAGISHSTHSPSPDTHTARVMSKDVNSASISYLSASPTSSVYKPILSQTQTLSNEQVSASCANSSQSCVIVSKEDGTNSSHEMSASRLRQRTKKVKRAIRSFDESSQNVHNYNKTSLSNKTAYTEVSKLVMDLSQAHKHLNELASSQRVQAPEKLAVCPHTPVVQETMHTLTQRLKEKRLQLNLPERIQDMSHTQLAVEKLTLQKCLLYYESLHGRPSTKEERSVMKALYDRYHLVKQAIYSAKLHTSANDGAVEAAKTDKDGEKATENNSQRGEYSQKEWREDRLMVTEEYKRYCALKDRLRLLKGMLGKTHKLKAARDRMLV; the protein is encoded by the exons ATGGGAGCAAACGGCTCCATATCACTATGT AGGGACCCAGCATCGGTGAAGGTGCTGAAACGACAGTCTCGTGTAGAACCCGAGCAACAGACTCCGGACACTCAGGATGTTCTCGGTGGGTCTCCGCGGCGTCTGAGAGATTCTGAGCAGATACAGCACGGAGTCCCTCTGGTGCTCAAAAGCATGGTGGAGGCTTTGGAGAAATCTG gtcTGAAGCAGATTGGCATTTTCAGAGTGTGTGGCTCTGCTCCACGCTGCAGGACATTGCGTGTGTGTCTGGACAGCGGTGAGTGTGTGCATCTAGAGAGTGAGGACGTGCCATCAGTTGCTGCTCTGCTCAAGCAGTATCTACGAGAACTGCCGAATGGACtcgtaccacacacacactgcaagcGCATGCAGCAGGCTCTCATGG AGTCGAAAGATGAAATAGAGCTGATTTCTGCGCTGAAGGAAACCCTGCATTGTCTCCCTGATGAAAATTATAACATCCTGTCCTACCTCCTTCACTTCCTATCTCGAGTCGCCGCTCACAGTCAGTGGAATCTCATGACCTCTGAGAACTTGGCCAAAGTGTTCGGGCCGTGTCTTTTCCG CGTCCCTGAGGGCCCGAGGATGATGGAAGAGCAGAGTGTGTGCAACACCCTTACGCTGCACCTcctggagaaacacacacaactgatcccacacacacacaccagctatACAACTCACTCAAAAACCTCACACAAACCTTCTCTTCTCATTGACACATCACAACTAGAGCAG CAGAAGCCTAATACCTCAGAGCAGGTGAGTGATGTCACTGTGAGTGTGGCTAAAGAAATAAGTGCCCTCCCACCGGCTgcagtagacacacacactctctccagaAG CGACAGGTTCATCTCTAAACTCGACAGGAAGGACATGAACGAGAGGATAGGAAGTGTGGAGCGGGGGACCGGGgcagagaaaaaggagaacGTAGGACATACAAACAGTCTTCCTGAACACGA atcaTGCCTCCTAAAGCAGGATCAGTCCTACCTCCCCGAGCAG TTTTTTCCCCAGAGCCTTGCTCCACAGTGCCCCACTCCAGATAGCAACACACACTCCGATACCAGCGACGAGACGCATTACAGGAACAGACACCAGACAAAcgagatcaaacacacacacacccagaagGACACGCAGCCTAAAACAagctacacacactctctgtgtggTGAGACACAAACTGAGATCCAGAGCTCACACTCTGAGCCTGGGAACACATACACTGTGGCCGGGAtctcacacagcacacactctcCGAGtcccgacacacacactgccaggGTGATGTCGAAGGACGTCAACTCAGCATCTATCAGCTACCTCAGCG CTTCTCCCACTTCCTCTGTTTACAAGCCTATCTTGAGCCAGACTCAGACGCTAAGCAATGAACAAGTCTCCGCCTCCTGTGCAAACTCCAGCCAATCATGTGTCAT tgttagcAAAGAGGATGGAACAAATTCTTCCCATGAGATGTCGGCCTCACGGTTGCGCCAGCGTACTAAGAAGGTCAAGAGAGCAATCAGGAGCTTTGACGAATCTTCCCAGAATGTCCACAACTacaacaag ACTTCTCTCAGCAATAAAACTGCTTATACCGAAGTGTCGAAGCTGGTGATGGACCTCAGCCAAGCACACAAGCACCTGAACG AGCTGGCATCAAGTCAGCGTGTGCAAGCTCCAGAAAAGCTCGCTGTGTGTCCACACACACCTGTGGTGCAGGAAACCATGCACACGTTAACTCAGAGGCTTAAAGAGAAAAGACTACAACTGAACCTGCCGGAACGCATAcag gacatgTCTCACACTCAGCTTGCTGTGGAGAAGTTAACACTACAGAAGTGTCTTCTTTACTATGAGAGTCTTCACGGCAGACCG agtactAAAGAGGAACGGAGTGTGATGAAAGCGCTATATGACCGCTACCATCTCGTGAAGCAGGCCATCTACAGCGCAAAACTACACACCAGTGCCAAT gatggAGCTGTTGAGGCAGCTAAAACAGACAAGGATGGAGAAAAGGCAACTGAGAACAATTCTCAAAGAGGAGAATATTCTCAGAAAGAATG
- the LOC113640571 gene encoding protein FAM13A-like isoform X9 translates to MGANGSISLCRDPASVKVLKRQSRVEPEQQTPDTQDVLGGSPRRLRDSEQIQHGVPLVLKSMVEALEKSGLKQIGIFRVCGSAPRCRTLRVCLDSGECVHLESEDVPSVAALLKQYLRELPNGLVPHTHCKRMQQALMESKDEIELISALKETLHCLPDENYNILSYLLHFLSRVAAHSQWNLMTSENLAKVFGPCLFRVPEGPRMMEEQSVCNTLTLHLLEKHTQLIPHTHTSYTTHSKTSHKPSLLIDTSQLEQQKPNTSEQVSDVTVSVAKEISALPPAAVDTHTLSRSDRFISKLDRKDMNERIGSVERGTGAEKKENVGHTNSLPEHESCLLKQDQSYLPEQFFPQSLAPQCPTPDSNTHSDTSDETHYRNRHQTNEIKHTHTQKDTQPKTSYTHSLCGETQTEIQSSHSEPGNTYTVAGISHSTHSPSPDTHTARVMSKDVNSASISYLSASPTSSVYKPILSQTQTLSNEQVSASCANSSQSCVIVSKEDGTNSSHEMSASRLRQRTKKVKRAIRSFDESSQNVHNYNKTSLSNKTAYTEVSKLVMDLSQAHKHLNELASSQRVQAPEKLAVCPHTPVVQETMHTLTQRLKEKRLQLNLPERIQDMSHTQLAVEKLTLQKCLLYYESLHGRPSTKEERSVMKALYDRYHLVKQAIYSAKLHTSANMGPDICVHVNPVPRKEDTNNFNVQMVTEATDSTNDTHSVNRMELLRQLKQTRMEKRQLRTILKEENILRKNGERTVSW, encoded by the exons ATGGGAGCAAACGGCTCCATATCACTATGT AGGGACCCAGCATCGGTGAAGGTGCTGAAACGACAGTCTCGTGTAGAACCCGAGCAACAGACTCCGGACACTCAGGATGTTCTCGGTGGGTCTCCGCGGCGTCTGAGAGATTCTGAGCAGATACAGCACGGAGTCCCTCTGGTGCTCAAAAGCATGGTGGAGGCTTTGGAGAAATCTG gtcTGAAGCAGATTGGCATTTTCAGAGTGTGTGGCTCTGCTCCACGCTGCAGGACATTGCGTGTGTGTCTGGACAGCGGTGAGTGTGTGCATCTAGAGAGTGAGGACGTGCCATCAGTTGCTGCTCTGCTCAAGCAGTATCTACGAGAACTGCCGAATGGACtcgtaccacacacacactgcaagcGCATGCAGCAGGCTCTCATGG AGTCGAAAGATGAAATAGAGCTGATTTCTGCGCTGAAGGAAACCCTGCATTGTCTCCCTGATGAAAATTATAACATCCTGTCCTACCTCCTTCACTTCCTATCTCGAGTCGCCGCTCACAGTCAGTGGAATCTCATGACCTCTGAGAACTTGGCCAAAGTGTTCGGGCCGTGTCTTTTCCG CGTCCCTGAGGGCCCGAGGATGATGGAAGAGCAGAGTGTGTGCAACACCCTTACGCTGCACCTcctggagaaacacacacaactgatcccacacacacacaccagctatACAACTCACTCAAAAACCTCACACAAACCTTCTCTTCTCATTGACACATCACAACTAGAGCAG CAGAAGCCTAATACCTCAGAGCAGGTGAGTGATGTCACTGTGAGTGTGGCTAAAGAAATAAGTGCCCTCCCACCGGCTgcagtagacacacacactctctccagaAG CGACAGGTTCATCTCTAAACTCGACAGGAAGGACATGAACGAGAGGATAGGAAGTGTGGAGCGGGGGACCGGGgcagagaaaaaggagaacGTAGGACATACAAACAGTCTTCCTGAACACGA atcaTGCCTCCTAAAGCAGGATCAGTCCTACCTCCCCGAGCAG TTTTTTCCCCAGAGCCTTGCTCCACAGTGCCCCACTCCAGATAGCAACACACACTCCGATACCAGCGACGAGACGCATTACAGGAACAGACACCAGACAAAcgagatcaaacacacacacacccagaagGACACGCAGCCTAAAACAagctacacacactctctgtgtggTGAGACACAAACTGAGATCCAGAGCTCACACTCTGAGCCTGGGAACACATACACTGTGGCCGGGAtctcacacagcacacactctcCGAGtcccgacacacacactgccaggGTGATGTCGAAGGACGTCAACTCAGCATCTATCAGCTACCTCAGCG CTTCTCCCACTTCCTCTGTTTACAAGCCTATCTTGAGCCAGACTCAGACGCTAAGCAATGAACAAGTCTCCGCCTCCTGTGCAAACTCCAGCCAATCATGTGTCAT tgttagcAAAGAGGATGGAACAAATTCTTCCCATGAGATGTCGGCCTCACGGTTGCGCCAGCGTACTAAGAAGGTCAAGAGAGCAATCAGGAGCTTTGACGAATCTTCCCAGAATGTCCACAACTacaacaag ACTTCTCTCAGCAATAAAACTGCTTATACCGAAGTGTCGAAGCTGGTGATGGACCTCAGCCAAGCACACAAGCACCTGAACG AGCTGGCATCAAGTCAGCGTGTGCAAGCTCCAGAAAAGCTCGCTGTGTGTCCACACACACCTGTGGTGCAGGAAACCATGCACACGTTAACTCAGAGGCTTAAAGAGAAAAGACTACAACTGAACCTGCCGGAACGCATAcag gacatgTCTCACACTCAGCTTGCTGTGGAGAAGTTAACACTACAGAAGTGTCTTCTTTACTATGAGAGTCTTCACGGCAGACCG agtactAAAGAGGAACGGAGTGTGATGAAAGCGCTATATGACCGCTACCATCTCGTGAAGCAGGCCATCTACAGCGCAAAACTACACACCAGTGCCAAT atGGGCCCAGATATATGTGTCCATGTAAATCCTGTGCCAAGAAAAGAGGACACGAATAATTTCAATGTCCAGATGGTCACAGAAGCAACAGATTCCACAAATGATACACATTCGGTTaatag gatggAGCTGTTGAGGCAGCTAAAACAGACAAGGATGGAGAAAAGGCAACTGAGAACAATTCTCAAAGAGGAGAATATTCTCAGAAAGAATG
- the LOC113640571 gene encoding protein FAM13A-like isoform X8: MGANGSISLCRDPASVKVLKRQSRVEPEQQTPDTQDVLGGSPRRLRDSEQIQHGVPLVLKSMVEALEKSGLKQIGIFRVCGSAPRCRTLRVCLDSGECVHLESEDVPSVAALLKQYLRELPNGLVPHTHCKRMQQALMESKDEIELISALKETLHCLPDENYNILSYLLHFLSRVAAHSQWNLMTSENLAKVFGPCLFRVPEGPRMMEEQSVCNTLTLHLLEKHTQLIPHTHTSYTTHSKTSHKPSLLIDTSQLEQQKPNTSEQVSDVTVSVAKEISALPPAAVDTHTLSRSDRFISKLDRKDMNERIGSVERGTGAEKKENVGHTNSLPEHESCLLKQDQSYLPEQFFPQSLAPQCPTPDSNTHSDTSDETHYRNRHQTNEIKHTHTQKDTQPKTSYTHSLCGETQTEIQSSHSEPGNTYTVAGISHSTHSPSPDTHTARVMSKDVNSASISYLSASPTSSVYKPILSQTQTLSNEQVSASCANSSQSCVIVSKEDGTNSSHEMSASRLRQRTKKVKRAIRSFDESSQNVHNYNKTSLSNKTAYTEVSKLVMDLSQAHKHLNELASSQRVQAPEKLAVCPHTPVVQETMHTLTQRLKEKRLQLNLPERIQDMSHTQLAVEKLTLQKCLLYYESLHGRPSTKEERSVMKALYDRYHLVKQAIYSAKLHTSANMGPDICVHVNPVPRKEDTNNFNVQMVTEATDSTNDTHSVNRREDRLMVTEEYKRYCALKDRLRLLKGMLGKTHKLKAARDRMLV; this comes from the exons ATGGGAGCAAACGGCTCCATATCACTATGT AGGGACCCAGCATCGGTGAAGGTGCTGAAACGACAGTCTCGTGTAGAACCCGAGCAACAGACTCCGGACACTCAGGATGTTCTCGGTGGGTCTCCGCGGCGTCTGAGAGATTCTGAGCAGATACAGCACGGAGTCCCTCTGGTGCTCAAAAGCATGGTGGAGGCTTTGGAGAAATCTG gtcTGAAGCAGATTGGCATTTTCAGAGTGTGTGGCTCTGCTCCACGCTGCAGGACATTGCGTGTGTGTCTGGACAGCGGTGAGTGTGTGCATCTAGAGAGTGAGGACGTGCCATCAGTTGCTGCTCTGCTCAAGCAGTATCTACGAGAACTGCCGAATGGACtcgtaccacacacacactgcaagcGCATGCAGCAGGCTCTCATGG AGTCGAAAGATGAAATAGAGCTGATTTCTGCGCTGAAGGAAACCCTGCATTGTCTCCCTGATGAAAATTATAACATCCTGTCCTACCTCCTTCACTTCCTATCTCGAGTCGCCGCTCACAGTCAGTGGAATCTCATGACCTCTGAGAACTTGGCCAAAGTGTTCGGGCCGTGTCTTTTCCG CGTCCCTGAGGGCCCGAGGATGATGGAAGAGCAGAGTGTGTGCAACACCCTTACGCTGCACCTcctggagaaacacacacaactgatcccacacacacacaccagctatACAACTCACTCAAAAACCTCACACAAACCTTCTCTTCTCATTGACACATCACAACTAGAGCAG CAGAAGCCTAATACCTCAGAGCAGGTGAGTGATGTCACTGTGAGTGTGGCTAAAGAAATAAGTGCCCTCCCACCGGCTgcagtagacacacacactctctccagaAG CGACAGGTTCATCTCTAAACTCGACAGGAAGGACATGAACGAGAGGATAGGAAGTGTGGAGCGGGGGACCGGGgcagagaaaaaggagaacGTAGGACATACAAACAGTCTTCCTGAACACGA atcaTGCCTCCTAAAGCAGGATCAGTCCTACCTCCCCGAGCAG TTTTTTCCCCAGAGCCTTGCTCCACAGTGCCCCACTCCAGATAGCAACACACACTCCGATACCAGCGACGAGACGCATTACAGGAACAGACACCAGACAAAcgagatcaaacacacacacacccagaagGACACGCAGCCTAAAACAagctacacacactctctgtgtggTGAGACACAAACTGAGATCCAGAGCTCACACTCTGAGCCTGGGAACACATACACTGTGGCCGGGAtctcacacagcacacactctcCGAGtcccgacacacacactgccaggGTGATGTCGAAGGACGTCAACTCAGCATCTATCAGCTACCTCAGCG CTTCTCCCACTTCCTCTGTTTACAAGCCTATCTTGAGCCAGACTCAGACGCTAAGCAATGAACAAGTCTCCGCCTCCTGTGCAAACTCCAGCCAATCATGTGTCAT tgttagcAAAGAGGATGGAACAAATTCTTCCCATGAGATGTCGGCCTCACGGTTGCGCCAGCGTACTAAGAAGGTCAAGAGAGCAATCAGGAGCTTTGACGAATCTTCCCAGAATGTCCACAACTacaacaag ACTTCTCTCAGCAATAAAACTGCTTATACCGAAGTGTCGAAGCTGGTGATGGACCTCAGCCAAGCACACAAGCACCTGAACG AGCTGGCATCAAGTCAGCGTGTGCAAGCTCCAGAAAAGCTCGCTGTGTGTCCACACACACCTGTGGTGCAGGAAACCATGCACACGTTAACTCAGAGGCTTAAAGAGAAAAGACTACAACTGAACCTGCCGGAACGCATAcag gacatgTCTCACACTCAGCTTGCTGTGGAGAAGTTAACACTACAGAAGTGTCTTCTTTACTATGAGAGTCTTCACGGCAGACCG agtactAAAGAGGAACGGAGTGTGATGAAAGCGCTATATGACCGCTACCATCTCGTGAAGCAGGCCATCTACAGCGCAAAACTACACACCAGTGCCAAT atGGGCCCAGATATATGTGTCCATGTAAATCCTGTGCCAAGAAAAGAGGACACGAATAATTTCAATGTCCAGATGGTCACAGAAGCAACAGATTCCACAAATGATACACATTCGGTTaatag